A window of the Cystobacter fuscus genome harbors these coding sequences:
- a CDS encoding lipocalin-like domain-containing protein: MTRAGGLVIGVGVVLVGLATGAGWVSREAAPPPARTTTLKVSEALGAKTGGDEGYTRALEPREFHFPEDHGPHAGFRNEWWYWTGHLATADGREFGYQFTLFRSALAPGESERASAWGARQIYMGHLTVSDLQGGRFHAFERFSRSALGLAGARTEPFRVWLEDWSAEAVGGEPLPLRLTARSGDVSLSLVLEEGKPVVLQGDRGLSRKGSEPGNASYYYSLPRMPTRGEVTMDGRAFTVTGESWMDREWSTSALGAEQVGWDWFSLQLSDGSELMYYQLRRRDGTVDAFTSGTLIPARGEPAHLTAKDARLEVLDTWKSPRTGVEYPARWRLVLPSRDLSLEVTPALADQELPVTVRYWEGAVRLSGKHEGQPVEGRGYVELTGYGDSPPPAR; this comes from the coding sequence ATGACGCGCGCGGGTGGACTGGTCATCGGCGTGGGAGTGGTGCTGGTGGGGCTCGCGACGGGAGCGGGGTGGGTGTCCCGCGAGGCGGCGCCTCCCCCGGCGCGGACGACCACCCTGAAGGTCTCCGAGGCGCTCGGGGCGAAGACGGGAGGAGACGAGGGGTACACACGAGCGCTCGAGCCCCGGGAGTTCCATTTCCCCGAGGACCATGGTCCCCACGCGGGCTTCCGCAACGAGTGGTGGTACTGGACGGGCCATCTCGCCACGGCGGACGGGCGCGAGTTCGGCTACCAGTTCACCCTGTTTCGCAGCGCCCTGGCGCCCGGCGAGTCCGAGCGTGCGTCCGCATGGGGGGCGCGGCAGATCTACATGGGACACCTCACGGTCTCGGACCTCCAGGGGGGCCGCTTCCACGCCTTCGAGCGCTTCAGCCGGAGCGCGCTGGGGCTCGCGGGGGCACGGACCGAGCCCTTCCGGGTGTGGCTGGAGGACTGGAGCGCGGAAGCAGTGGGCGGCGAGCCCCTGCCCCTGCGGCTCACCGCGCGGAGTGGGGACGTGTCGCTGTCGCTCGTGCTGGAGGAGGGCAAGCCCGTGGTGCTCCAGGGAGACCGAGGCCTGAGCCGGAAGGGGTCCGAGCCGGGCAATGCCTCCTATTACTACTCACTGCCGCGCATGCCCACGCGCGGAGAGGTGACGATGGACGGCCGCGCCTTCACGGTGACGGGCGAGAGTTGGATGGACCGCGAGTGGAGCACGAGCGCGCTCGGCGCGGAGCAGGTGGGATGGGATTGGTTCTCGCTCCAGCTCTCGGATGGGAGCGAGCTCATGTACTACCAACTGCGCCGGCGCGACGGCACGGTGGATGCTTTCACCTCGGGCACCCTCATCCCCGCCCGGGGAGAGCCCGCGCACCTGACCGCGAAGGACGCGCGGCTGGAGGTGCTCGACACATGGAAGAGCCCCCGGACGGGCGTGGAGTACCCCGCGCGCTGGAGGCTCGTGCTGCCCTCGCGCGACCTCTCCCTGGAAGTGACGCCGGCGCTCGCCGACCAGGAGTTGCCCGTGACCGTGCGCTACTGGGAGGGCGCGGTGCGCCTGTCGGGCAAACACGAAGGCCAGCCCGTGGAGGGCCGCGGCTACGTGGAGCTGACCGGCTACGGAGACTCCCCTCCTCCCGCACGCTGA
- a CDS encoding restriction endonuclease, whose product MANIRPIDLLLLDSIFDMNSGYVLNFSDRTMAQFFAEELNINIDDPAYRKEGTSKAKRLRYFLKTADAPTAVRTLNAPWEYREALRQQAQREETVANAHGRLLELINRIQGGPRREQAPAAHAFDRVKATQLRESLTETYLLEAKWHGTPIGNAELHAFHGKVEQKAAWTRGLFISQSGFTEDGLYAFGRGKRVICMDGLDLL is encoded by the coding sequence ATGGCCAACATACGCCCGATTGACCTCCTCCTCCTCGACAGCATCTTCGACATGAACAGCGGATATGTGCTGAATTTCTCCGACCGAACGATGGCACAGTTCTTCGCCGAGGAGCTGAACATCAACATAGATGATCCAGCATACCGGAAGGAGGGCACATCTAAGGCCAAGCGGCTCCGGTACTTTCTCAAGACGGCGGACGCGCCAACAGCCGTGCGGACGCTCAACGCGCCATGGGAGTACCGGGAGGCGCTCAGACAGCAGGCGCAACGCGAAGAAACCGTTGCTAACGCGCACGGGCGTCTGCTCGAACTCATCAATCGTATTCAGGGAGGGCCCCGTCGTGAGCAGGCCCCTGCCGCCCACGCTTTCGATCGTGTGAAAGCGACGCAGCTTCGGGAGAGCCTGACTGAAACTTATCTCCTAGAAGCAAAGTGGCACGGGACCCCGATCGGCAACGCAGAGTTGCACGCCTTCCACGGCAAGGTGGAACAAAAGGCCGCTTGGACCCGAGGCTTGTTCATCAGCCAGAGCGGTTTTACTGAAGATGGTTTGTACGCCTTCGGACGCGGCAAGCGCGTCATCTGCATGGATGGTCTCGACCTCTTATGA
- a CDS encoding Imm52 family immunity protein translates to MIEDLEDYYVGAYWGVRKETALECARRAELFFHMLARCDPSFVQWYRAGRGFPRELPGHPVRTEVEALEKWLLQGRNRTDVGKHVIEDLGFSQMMWNAKKEATDLSIHCGGYSPWGGPNSCLLKVTRESPIRERLLSASVLTGVLTAMATAWDPDFAMAGSSEMVDLLEKRGFEVRVGWLTYLSRRRGRLPPLPAPARIEPVGTLGWLLVLSPEPMTAGNPEHVAFTSRVRELLDRAGLIAWPRPEPANE, encoded by the coding sequence ATGATAGAGGACTTGGAGGACTACTACGTGGGCGCGTACTGGGGAGTGCGCAAGGAGACGGCGCTGGAGTGTGCGCGGCGTGCGGAACTCTTCTTCCACATGCTGGCGCGGTGTGACCCGTCCTTCGTCCAGTGGTACAGAGCGGGCCGAGGCTTCCCCCGCGAGTTGCCAGGCCACCCTGTCAGGACAGAGGTGGAGGCGTTGGAGAAGTGGCTCCTCCAGGGCAGGAATCGCACGGACGTCGGTAAGCATGTCATCGAGGATCTGGGCTTCAGTCAGATGATGTGGAATGCGAAGAAGGAGGCCACGGACCTCAGTATCCACTGTGGTGGATACTCTCCCTGGGGCGGCCCCAACTCATGCTTGCTGAAAGTGACCCGGGAGAGCCCGATACGGGAGCGGCTCCTGAGCGCCTCTGTTTTGACCGGAGTGCTCACCGCCATGGCCACCGCGTGGGACCCGGACTTCGCCATGGCTGGCTCCTCAGAGATGGTGGACCTGTTGGAGAAGCGGGGGTTCGAAGTGCGGGTGGGCTGGCTGACCTACCTGTCGCGCCGCCGGGGACGGTTGCCCCCGCTGCCCGCGCCCGCGCGCATCGAGCCGGTGGGAACGCTGGGGTGGCTCCTCGTCCTCTCCCCCGAGCCCATGACGGCGGGCAACCCCGAGCACGTGGCGTTTACTTCCCGCGTGCGCGAGTTGCTCGATCGGGCGGGTCTCATCGCGTGGCCGAGGCCCGAGCCCGCGAACGAGTGA